A stretch of the Aphanothece sacrum FPU1 genome encodes the following:
- a CDS encoding copper resistance protein B, translating to MSLKTIIYSSFLTGLLSCINFLTDVSTVKSEIIQNLEKFKLNETIINSNQDIFTQDFGENIVTNESLNQEFAQQDDETPNKDEENWPSPIEDDEIFWFLLVDQLEYRGSDSKDFFRWDIEGWVGGDYERIWLKTEGEVAFAKDDGGEAEIQLLYGYLIAPFWDLQVGLRYDRIYGSEDDRGRAFAVIGLEGLAPDLYEVDTALFISENGDLSARFQVEQELLITQKLILQPRFEINVAAQKVENFGIGSGVNDIELGLRLRYEINRNYAPYLGINWIRLVGETENLARKDGESVDNFSVVGGIRMLF from the coding sequence ATGTCCTTAAAAACAATAATTTATTCCAGTTTTTTGACAGGATTATTATCTTGTATTAACTTCTTAACAGATGTTTCGACAGTCAAATCTGAAATCATACAGAATTTAGAAAAATTCAAGTTAAATGAAACCATTATTAACAGTAATCAAGATATATTTACACAAGACTTCGGTGAAAATATTGTCACAAATGAAAGCTTAAATCAAGAATTTGCACAACAAGACGATGAAACTCCTAATAAGGATGAAGAAAACTGGCCATCACCCATAGAAGATGATGAAATCTTTTGGTTTTTATTAGTTGACCAATTAGAATATCGTGGTAGTGATAGTAAAGATTTTTTTAGGTGGGATATTGAAGGTTGGGTTGGGGGTGACTATGAAAGAATCTGGCTAAAAACTGAGGGTGAAGTTGCTTTTGCAAAAGATGACGGTGGAGAAGCTGAAATACAACTTCTTTATGGTTATTTAATTGCACCTTTTTGGGATTTACAAGTAGGCTTACGATACGATAGAATTTATGGGTCAGAAGATGATCGCGGACGTGCTTTTGCTGTTATTGGACTAGAAGGATTAGCTCCTGATTTATATGAAGTCGATACGGCTTTATTTATTAGTGAAAATGGGGATTTATCAGCGAGATTTCAAGTAGAACAAGAATTATTAATTACTCAAAAATTAATTTTACAACCAAGGTTTGAAATTAATGTTGCTGCTCAAAAAGTTGAAAATTTTGGCATTGGTTCAGGAGTTAATGATATTGAATTAGGATTAAGATTACGTTATGAAATAAATCGTAATTACGCCCCTTATTTGGGAATTAATTGGATACGGTTAGTCGGAGAAACTGAAAATCTTGCTAGAAAAGACGGAGAAAGTGTTGATAATTTTTCGGTAGTAGGAGGTATTAGAATGTTATTTTAA
- the ftsH2 gene encoding ATP-dependent zinc metalloprotease FtsH2 has translation MKISWKTLLLWTLPILVVGFFLWQGTFSPAASNLGSNTANTRMTYGRFLEYLDAGRIMSVDLYEGGRTAIVQAVDPELEDRVQRSRVDLPLNAPELIAKLRSSNVQLESHPIRNEGALWGFLGNLLFPVLLIGALFFLFRRSSNLPGGPGQAMSFGKSRARFQMEAKTGIMFDDVAGIDEAKEELQEVVTFLKQPERFTAVGARIPKGVLLVGPPGTGKTLLAKAIAGEAGVPFFSISGSEFVEMFVGVGASRVRDLFKKAKENAPCLIFIDEIDAVGRQRGAGIGGGNDEREQTLNQLLTEMDGFEGNTGIIIIAATNRPDVLDSALMRPGRFDRQVIVDAPDFKGRIEILEVHARNKKLAPDVSIDAVARRTPGFSGADLANLLNEAAILTARRRKEAITLLEIDDAVDRVVAGMEGTPLVDSKSKRLIAYHEVGHAIVGTLVKDHDPVQKVTLIPRGQAQGLTWFTPNEEQGLTTKAQLLARIAGALGGRAAEEEVFGYDEVTTGAGGDLQQVAEMARQMVTRFGMSDLGPLSLESSSGEVFLGGGLMNRVEYSEQVAMKIDDQIRILAEHGHKLARQIIRDNREVIDRLVELLIEKETIDGQEFRQIVAEYTVVPEKEQFVPQL, from the coding sequence ATGAAAATTTCTTGGAAAACCCTATTACTCTGGACATTGCCGATTTTAGTCGTTGGTTTCTTCCTGTGGCAAGGAACATTTTCCCCTGCGGCAAGTAATCTAGGCAGTAATACGGCTAATACTCGTATGACCTATGGACGCTTTTTAGAATATCTCGATGCTGGACGTATTATGAGCGTCGATCTCTATGAAGGAGGACGCACCGCCATTGTTCAAGCAGTCGATCCCGAATTAGAAGACAGAGTTCAACGGTCACGGGTCGATTTACCCTTAAACGCCCCTGAGTTAATCGCTAAATTACGTTCATCTAATGTACAATTAGAATCTCATCCCATTCGTAATGAAGGGGCATTATGGGGCTTTTTAGGCAATCTTCTATTCCCTGTTCTCCTCATTGGGGCTTTATTCTTCCTGTTCCGTCGTTCTAGTAACTTACCGGGTGGCCCTGGTCAAGCTATGAGTTTTGGTAAATCTCGGGCCCGCTTTCAAATGGAAGCCAAAACAGGCATCATGTTTGATGATGTAGCAGGTATTGACGAAGCTAAAGAAGAATTACAAGAAGTTGTCACCTTCCTTAAACAACCCGAACGTTTTACGGCTGTTGGTGCCAGAATTCCTAAAGGGGTCTTATTAGTTGGCCCTCCCGGAACCGGTAAAACTCTCTTAGCTAAAGCGATCGCAGGTGAAGCTGGTGTACCTTTCTTCAGTATTTCCGGTTCTGAATTTGTGGAAATGTTCGTCGGTGTGGGTGCTTCGCGTGTACGAGATTTATTTAAGAAAGCCAAGGAAAATGCCCCTTGTTTAATCTTTATCGATGAAATCGACGCTGTAGGTCGTCAACGGGGTGCAGGTATTGGGGGTGGTAACGATGAACGGGAACAAACTCTCAACCAATTATTAACGGAAATGGACGGATTTGAAGGCAATACGGGGATTATTATTATCGCCGCTACTAACCGTCCTGATGTGTTAGATTCTGCGTTGATGCGTCCGGGCCGTTTTGACCGTCAGGTGATTGTAGATGCTCCTGATTTCAAAGGACGGATTGAAATCTTAGAAGTTCACGCCCGCAACAAAAAATTAGCCCCCGATGTTTCTATTGATGCGGTGGCGCGTCGGACTCCTGGGTTTAGTGGTGCAGATTTAGCCAATTTACTCAATGAAGCAGCAATTTTGACCGCCCGTCGTCGTAAAGAAGCCATTACCTTATTGGAGATTGACGATGCAGTGGATCGAGTCGTCGCTGGTATGGAAGGTACACCCTTAGTTGATAGTAAGAGTAAGCGTTTGATTGCTTATCATGAGGTAGGTCATGCTATTGTAGGAACCTTAGTTAAAGATCATGATCCAGTACAAAAAGTAACTTTAATTCCTCGTGGACAGGCCCAAGGATTAACCTGGTTTACCCCTAACGAAGAACAAGGGTTGACCACTAAAGCGCAACTCTTGGCACGTATTGCTGGTGCTTTAGGGGGTCGTGCGGCTGAAGAAGAAGTATTTGGTTATGATGAGGTAACAACAGGTGCTGGAGGCGATTTACAGCAAGTTGCTGAGATGGCCCGTCAAATGGTGACTCGTTTCGGAATGAGTGATTTAGGCCCTTTATCTTTAGAAAGTTCTTCTGGGGAAGTATTTCTAGGGGGTGGATTAATGAATCGTGTTGAATATTCCGAACAGGTTGCTATGAAGATTGATGATCAAATCAGAATTTTAGCTGAACATGGTCATAAATTAGCCCGACAAATTATTCGAGATAATCGTGAAGTAATTGATCGTTTAGTGGAATTATTGATTGAAAAAGAAACCATTGATGGTCAAGAATTCAGACAAATTGTGGCTGAATATACTGTTGTTCCTGAAAAAGAACAGTTTGTTCCTCAACTGTAA
- a CDS encoding Uma2 family endonuclease: MVVFAQTSPPDVRKTRLTLDEYRAMEETNPERHEYRNGEIITMSGGSESHSAIASNLLIYLGFLLRDTDFRLYNSDLRVWIEEYQCGTYTDLMVVNGQPEFNSDRKDEILNPLLIIEVLSPSTEGYDRGEKFRKYRSLTSFCEYLLVSQTEPYIEQYYNLDRNSNDHWQWQVYSNIEGVIVLHSLTVEIPLNEIYRRINFSG; the protein is encoded by the coding sequence ATGGTAGTCTTTGCTCAAACAAGTCCCCCAGATGTCAGAAAAACTCGCCTTACGTTGGACGAGTATCGCGCAATGGAAGAAACCAACCCAGAACGCCATGAATATCGCAACGGAGAGATTATTACTATGTCGGGAGGTTCAGAATCTCACAGTGCGATCGCGAGCAACTTATTAATTTATTTAGGCTTTTTGCTCAGAGACACGGATTTTCGTTTGTATAATAGCGACTTACGGGTTTGGATTGAGGAATATCAGTGTGGTACTTATACTGATTTAATGGTTGTTAATGGTCAACCAGAGTTTAATAGCGATCGCAAGGATGAAATTCTTAATCCTTTACTTATTATCGAAGTTTTATCCCCCTCTACTGAAGGCTATGATCGAGGCGAAAAGTTCAGAAAATATCGCTCTCTTACCAGCTTTTGTGAATATTTGCTCGTCAGTCAAACTGAACCCTACATTGAGCAGTATTACAACCTTGATCGTAACAGTAATGATCACTGGCAATGGCAAGTTTACTCTAATATTGAGGGAGTAATTGTTCTGCACAGTTTAACGGTAGAAATTCCTCTAAATGAAATCTATCGTCGTATTAATTTTTCAGGGTAA
- a CDS encoding colicin D domain-containing protein encodes MVRFDSRQIQAKFKHAGDFDIIGNFNLINATKFKAALQAHIDEPTTQKILGTYRGVTVIHKFNPNTKINVILDLQDNFISGRKLNPDQIALLMTKQSLGGG; translated from the coding sequence ATGGTTCGCTTTGATTCACGTCAGATTCAAGCTAAATTTAAACACGCAGGAGACTTTGATATTATAGGAAACTTCAACTTAATAAATGCTACTAAATTTAAAGCGGCTTTACAAGCACATATTGATGAACCTACAACCCAAAAAATTCTTGGCACTTATAGAGGAGTTACCGTCATTCATAAATTTAATCCCAATACCAAGATAAACGTCATACTAGATCTTCAAGATAATTTTATCAGTGGACGGAAACTCAACCCCGATCAAATAGCATTACTTATGACTAAACAATCCCTTGGAGGTGGATAA
- a CDS encoding colicin immunity domain-containing protein, translating into MDIENYQSMIQAFVDGRLPIQEFETQYLAAFKSQSTGMNPELFQLLDSLFSDVDAYSPDCLPEEETPFIISALSLYKQAAITLEKLNQILVKQTQQIVK; encoded by the coding sequence ATGGACATCGAAAACTATCAATCTATGATTCAAGCTTTTGTTGATGGGAGGCTGCCAATTCAAGAATTTGAAACCCAATATTTAGCTGCTTTTAAATCTCAATCAACAGGAATGAATCCTGAATTATTTCAATTGCTTGATAGTCTGTTCTCAGATGTGGATGCTTATTCACCTGATTGTCTTCCTGAAGAAGAAACTCCTTTTATTATTTCAGCATTATCTCTTTATAAACAAGCTGCGATAACCCTAGAAAAACTCAACCAGATTTTAGTTAAACAAACTCAACAGATTGTCAAATAA
- a CDS encoding DUF3887 domain-containing protein has protein sequence MSGSLSLFKQVSLSLLVLGLMSIVSDVSVKAQKLKPPSTLQMTQSSDTAKNQGLQQKAAQVINLLSQKKYDEVRKLISPVLASELTTAQMSEIWEGLIAVTGPVKQQLDSRVIPTVNADLVVINTQFDKKTDEFIVTFNKEGEVIGVDFPTVASIEEIAEIVVNSVSANNFTRARGYLHPFLKTEIFPQQLQTSWQRIQQENGLFERIVSTKVRLGSSVDKSNVVIVEAEFEKANRKFFIIFDENSRIIGINLVQ, from the coding sequence ATGAGTGGGTCTTTATCGTTATTCAAACAAGTCAGTCTCTCGTTGTTGGTATTAGGGTTAATGAGTATTGTTAGTGACGTATCGGTCAAGGCACAAAAATTAAAGCCTCCCTCTACCCTTCAGATGACACAATCATCTGATACCGCCAAAAATCAAGGCTTACAACAAAAAGCGGCCCAAGTGATTAACCTCTTAAGCCAAAAAAAGTACGATGAAGTTAGAAAGCTTATTAGTCCAGTCTTAGCCTCTGAACTAACTACGGCCCAAATGTCTGAAATTTGGGAAGGGTTAATTGCCGTAACTGGGCCGGTGAAACAACAACTAGACTCCAGAGTTATTCCTACCGTAAACGCTGATTTAGTGGTAATTAACACCCAGTTTGATAAGAAAACCGACGAATTTATTGTCACCTTTAATAAAGAAGGAGAGGTGATAGGTGTTGATTTTCCTACGGTAGCTTCTATTGAAGAAATTGCCGAAATAGTGGTTAATTCGGTGTCAGCTAATAACTTTACCCGGGCCAGAGGCTATTTACATCCTTTCCTCAAGACTGAGATTTTCCCCCAACAACTGCAAACCTCTTGGCAACGCATTCAACAAGAAAACGGCCTCTTTGAACGCATTGTTAGCACCAAAGTCCGCCTCGGTTCCAGTGTGGATAAGTCCAATGTTGTCATAGTTGAGGCAGAATTTGAAAAAGCTAACCGGAAATTTTTCATTATTTTTGACGAAAATAGCCGTATTATCGGTATTAATCTCGTCCAATAA
- a CDS encoding Uma2 family endonuclease, producing the protein MVIATQRMSLEDYFNYDDDTDTRYELEDGELLIMPPESDRNLRIASFLLVYFAQHGIPFYRLRIGTEIVVSGTKTTVRLPDLMVLTEELAIALQSATRSTVTIDMPPPQLIVEVVSPGKKNIDRDYRYKRSQYQARGIAEYWIVDPIEQRITVLSLVEGLYEEAIVEGDGAITSLMLSELTQRSPLTAAQVLQVTE; encoded by the coding sequence ATGGTAATTGCAACTCAAAGAATGTCCCTAGAAGACTATTTTAACTATGACGATGATACGGATACCCGCTATGAACTAGAAGATGGGGAATTATTAATTATGCCGCCTGAAAGTGACCGTAATCTTCGTATAGCCTCGTTTTTGTTAGTGTATTTTGCTCAACATGGAATTCCTTTTTATCGCTTAAGAATTGGTACAGAAATAGTGGTCAGTGGTACAAAAACAACAGTACGTTTACCAGATTTGATGGTACTAACTGAAGAATTAGCGATCGCGTTACAATCGGCAACTCGTTCAACGGTAACGATAGATATGCCTCCCCCTCAGTTAATAGTAGAAGTAGTATCACCAGGCAAGAAAAATATAGATAGGGATTATCGTTACAAGCGATCGCAATATCAGGCGCGAGGCATTGCTGAATATTGGATTGTTGACCCCATAGAACAACGGATCACGGTGTTAAGCTTAGTAGAAGGTTTATATGAAGAAGCTATTGTTGAGGGGGATGGGGCTATAACTTCTCTAATGTTGTCAGAGTTGACACAAAGATCACCCCTAACCGCAGCCCAGGTGTTACAGGTAACGGAGTGA
- the eno gene encoding phosphopyruvate hydratase: MLNKPQVLIEAIAAREILDSRGRPTIEAEVLLETGAFGIAQVPSGASTGSFEAHELRDDDPHRYGGKGVLTAVRNVKEKIAPELIGMDAFDQISIDQKMIYRDGSHNKKELGANAILGVSLAVAKAASSELDIPLYRYLGGPLANVLPVPMMNVINGGSHADNNVDFQEFMIMPIGAESFKEGLRWGAEVFASLSKVLKERKLLSGVGDEGGYAPNLGSNQEALDLLIEAIERAHYKPGEQVALAMDVAASEFYKDGQYVYDGSAHSPQEFIDYLAKLVDQYPIISIEDGLHEEDWDNWKILTDTLGSRIQLVGDDLFVTNPIRLKKGIDTGVSNSILIKLNQIGTLSETLETIALATRSQYSSVISHRSGETEDTTIADLSVATRAGQIKTGSLCRSERVAKYNRLLRIEEELGDRALYAPKVGLGPQ; encoded by the coding sequence ATGCTAAACAAACCTCAAGTTCTCATTGAAGCGATCGCCGCTAGAGAAATTTTAGACTCTCGTGGCCGCCCAACTATTGAAGCTGAAGTACTTCTAGAAACAGGCGCGTTTGGCATCGCCCAAGTCCCTAGTGGGGCATCTACAGGCAGTTTTGAAGCCCACGAATTACGAGATGATGACCCCCATCGTTACGGCGGGAAAGGGGTATTGACGGCAGTTCGCAATGTCAAAGAAAAAATTGCCCCTGAACTCATCGGAATGGATGCTTTTGATCAAATTTCTATTGATCAAAAAATGATTTATCGGGACGGTTCCCACAATAAAAAAGAATTAGGGGCTAATGCCATTTTAGGGGTTTCTTTAGCTGTTGCTAAAGCAGCATCCTCTGAATTAGATATCCCTCTCTATCGTTATTTGGGTGGCCCTTTAGCTAATGTATTACCCGTTCCCATGATGAATGTGATCAATGGGGGTAGTCACGCTGATAATAACGTAGACTTCCAAGAGTTTATGATTATGCCTATAGGGGCTGAGTCTTTTAAAGAAGGGTTACGATGGGGGGCAGAAGTATTTGCTTCCCTCAGTAAAGTCTTAAAAGAACGTAAATTACTCTCAGGGGTGGGAGATGAGGGGGGATACGCCCCTAACCTGGGATCTAATCAAGAAGCCTTAGATTTGCTTATAGAAGCCATTGAACGGGCCCATTATAAGCCAGGAGAACAAGTGGCTTTAGCTATGGATGTGGCTGCCAGTGAATTCTACAAAGATGGACAATATGTTTATGATGGTTCGGCCCATTCTCCCCAAGAATTTATCGATTATTTGGCTAAATTGGTAGATCAATATCCCATTATCTCCATTGAAGATGGGTTACATGAGGAAGACTGGGATAACTGGAAAATTCTGACGGATACCTTGGGATCTCGTATTCAGTTGGTGGGGGATGATTTATTTGTTACTAACCCCATTCGTCTGAAAAAAGGCATTGATACGGGGGTGAGCAATAGTATCCTCATTAAATTGAATCAGATCGGAACCCTAAGCGAAACTCTAGAAACTATTGCTTTAGCGACTCGTTCTCAATATAGTTCCGTCATTTCACACCGTTCAGGAGAGACGGAAGATACCACTATTGCTGATTTATCGGTGGCCACCCGCGCAGGACAAATTAAAACGGGTTCTTTGTGTCGTAGTGAACGGGTAGCTAAATATAACCGACTCCTACGCATTGAAGAAGAATTGGGCGATCGCGCTTTATATGCGCCTAAAGTAGGACTAGGGCCGCAATAA
- a CDS encoding GNAT family N-acetyltransferase: MIRPVTPDDTDALMELADAISLFSPDQLDELRAMLVASFLNSGDNQPFWLTDDDNGLVGVAYCEPERMTEGTWNLQFIAIHPSCQKEGRGTSLLKQVEDSLLARGGRILLVETVGTEDFAQVREFYKKNGYVEEARIREFYAEGADKVVFWKALKRTERTKS, translated from the coding sequence ATGATACGCCCTGTAACTCCAGATGATACTGATGCGCTGATGGAACTTGCCGATGCAATCAGTCTTTTTTCTCCTGACCAGTTAGACGAGCTTCGCGCCATGTTGGTTGCCTCGTTTCTAAACAGTGGTGATAATCAACCGTTTTGGCTTACAGACGACGATAATGGACTGGTTGGGGTGGCATATTGTGAGCCAGAACGTATGACCGAAGGAACTTGGAATCTTCAATTCATTGCTATTCATCCTTCATGTCAGAAGGAGGGAAGGGGTACATCATTGTTAAAACAGGTCGAAGATTCATTACTAGCAAGGGGTGGGCGTATTCTGCTGGTAGAGACGGTAGGTACTGAAGACTTTGCACAAGTAAGAGAATTTTATAAAAAGAATGGTTATGTGGAGGAAGCACGGATTCGTGAATTTTATGCTGAGGGGGCAGATAAGGTTGTATTTTGGAAGGCTTTAAAGAGGACAGAAAGAACCAAATCTTAG